Proteins encoded together in one Lathyrus oleraceus cultivar Zhongwan6 chromosome 5, CAAS_Psat_ZW6_1.0, whole genome shotgun sequence window:
- the LOC127085311 gene encoding uncharacterized protein LOC127085311: MNSVARSLSNLFRQSVFATEPFNAQLQQTRGIRVQVYNGNLEGALALMQRKMTSSGIERMIKIEQRFHIKNSEKRVLAQKNLQRRLRSQDLARKLKAIMIKKVR; the protein is encoded by the coding sequence ATGAACTCAGTTGCGAGAAGTTTATCAAACTTATTCAGACAGTCAGTTTTCGCAACTGAGCCTTTTAATGCTCAGCTTCAGCAAACCAGAGGCATTCGAGTGCAGGTGTATAATGGAAACCTTGAAGGGGCATTGGCGTTGATGCAACGTAAGATGACATCGAGTGGGATCGAGAGGATGATAAAGATTGAACAGAGGTTTCATATCAAAAACTCTGAGAAGCGTGTGTTAGCGCAAAAGAATTTGCAGCGTAGGCTTCGATCGCAGGATCTTGCTCGGAAACTCAAGGCCATTATGATCAAGAAAGTCAGGTAA